The nucleotide window TCCCTTCCCTTCTTACCTTCCAGCTCTTCGCCCGGCCGTGGGCACCTTCTTCACGAGATAGGTTCAgggtacagagtacctacCGACTTTCACCTATGCTGCGCGTTCTTTTTGACTAGTCCCCTGCCTAAGGTAAAGTAGAACGTACCTAGTATTTCTTATCCCGTCGTACCGTCGTACCTACCTGGGTACTAGTGGCAGGTTCCTTCCTGCCGTACCCCTACACTTGCCTCCGCCCGCACCTTTCTCCCTTGGGCCTGGTGTGCGTTTCTTTGCCTGACATGGACATGGGGGTGACCGTGGAGCATCAGGTCGAACATGGGAGCATGGAGGAGGACAGGCTGCACATGCGTGCCTTGCCTTACCTTGTGTAGCCTCCCCGTCTCTCTGTCGCTGCCTCTGCCCTCTGTCCCAACCTTTATTAAAAGACATCCCGCGACGCCATCCAGTCCGTCGTTCTCTTTTGTCCCTTCTCCTTACCCCTCCTCCCTACTCTTGTAGTACATTACAGAGTAACACTcccgtctccttctctccgtcgtcgaccaaGGGTATAGGTCACGACACGCGCCAACGCGCTCCTCTTCaacttttcttcttccctgaAGACAGCCTCCCAGTTCTTGCCTCGAACCATCGAGCGATCCTTTCGCCATGTCCAAGGAAGATGCCCAGGTCGGCGTGGTGCCCCCCACGTACGACTCCGAGAAGGGTGCTCACAACTCTGTCGGCAATATCCACGAGACCGATAACCGCGAGGACGACTTCAGAACCCGCAACGGCCTGAACCTTCGCAGTTTCCAGCGACGTAAGTATTCCCTCCCGCCGCAGTGGCCGCTTCTCGTTGGCGTTGATCTGCGTTTGCGACTTCGCACCGACTGAAGTCTGATTCGACTGGCGTCaccgaaccccccccccccccccccaacgcATACGGTGTGTGCTGACATGTTTTCCAGGTGATGAAACGACTGTTGGTGGCGAAGCCGAGCTGGACCGCTCCATGAAGCCTCGTCACTTGCAAATGATTGCCATCGGTGGTTCCATCGGTGCTGGTTTCTTCGTCGGTTCCGGTTCTGCCCTCACCAAGGGTGGTCCCGGGTCTCTCCTCATCTGCTTCCTCATCGCTGGTGTCATGATCTTCAACGTTGTCTACgctctcggcgagctcgctGTCCTGTACCCTGTCTCTGGTGGTTTCTACACGTACTCTATCCGCTTCCTCGACCCTTCCTGGGGTTTTGCCATGGGCTGGAATTATGTAGGTCTCCCGCCGCGACTTCTTCAACTTTTCATATCCCAGTCTCTAACGTGCTGCCGCAGGTCTTCCAATGGGTCATCGTCTTACCACTCGAACTAACGGTCTGTTCCTTCACGGTACAATACTGGAATAAGGAGATTAGTGTCGCCGTCTGGATCACTGTCTTCTGGCTCTTCATCATTATCATCAACGTTTTTGGAACTCTTGgcttcgccgaggaggaattCGTCTCGTCTGCCTTCAAGCTCATCGCCACCGTCATCTTCATGGTTGTCGGCCTTGTTCTTATCTGCGGTGGCGGCCCCGAGGGTGGCAAGTACGACGAGTACTGGGGCGACCGTCTCTGGAGAGACCCCGGTGCGTTCCAGAACGGCTTCCGAGGCTTCTGCTCTGTCTTCGTCACTGCCGCCTTTGCCTTCTCCGGTACTGAGCTTGTCGGTCTGGCTGCTGCCGAGTCTACCAATCCTGCCAAGGCCCTCCCCGGTGCTATTAAGCAGGTCTTCTGGCGTATCACCCTGTGAGTAGTCAAAGTCTACAGACCTTCTGCCAAACGCCACTGACCAATTTTATCAGCTTTTACATCCTCGGTCTCACCTTTGTTGGTCTTCTCGTCAGCTCCACCGACGACCGTCTCCTGAGCGCCGACAACCCATACTCTGAGGGTGTTTCCCCCTTCGTTCTTGCCCCTCTCGACGCCCACCTGTGGGGATACGACAGCTTCATGAACGTCGTCATTCTTGTTtccgtcgtctccatcgGTGTCTCTTGCGTTTACGGTGGCTCCCGTACCCTGACTGCCCTCGCCCAGCAGGGATACGCCCCCAAGATCTTCACCTACATCGACAGGTCCGGCCGCCCTCTGCCTTCCGTCGTCCTCAACCTTGCCTTCGGCGGGTTGGCTTACGTTCGCATGGTGTCATCTGGCGGTGTCATCTTTGACTGgcttctgtctctctccgGCCTTGCTGCCCTCTTCACCTGGGGCTCCATTTGCGCCGCCCACATTCGCTTCCGTTCTGCCTGGAAGGCTCAGGGACACACTCTTGACGAGATTCCGTTCCAGGCCATTGGCGGTGTTGCCGGTTC belongs to Colletotrichum higginsianum IMI 349063 chromosome 5, whole genome shotgun sequence and includes:
- a CDS encoding amino acid permease gives rise to the protein MSKEDAQVGVVPPTYDSEKGAHNSVGNIHETDNREDDFRTRNGLNLRSFQRRDETTVGGEAELDRSMKPRHLQMIAIGGSIGAGFFVGSGSALTKGGPGSLLICFLIAGVMIFNVVYALGELAVLYPVSGGFYTYSIRFLDPSWGFAMGWNYVFQWVIVLPLELTVCSFTVQYWNKEISVAVWITVFWLFIIIINVFGTLGFAEEEFVSSAFKLIATVIFMVVGLVLICGGGPEGGKYDEYWGDRLWRDPGAFQNGFRGFCSVFVTAAFAFSGTELVGLAAAESTNPAKALPGAIKQVFWRITLFYILGLTFVGLLVSSTDDRLLSADNPYSEGVSPFVLAPLDAHLWGYDSFMNVVILVSVVSIGVSCVYGGSRTLTALAQQGYAPKIFTYIDRSGRPLPSVVLNLAFGGLAYVRMVSSGGVIFDWLLSLSGLAALFTWGSICAAHIRFRSAWKAQGHTLDEIPFQAIGGVAGSWLGLILVFVSLIAQLFVAICPPGKDGFASAEDFFKAYAALPVVLFFWACGYLWKRKGFLKLSQIDLDTGRREVDWLVIHAHRARVAAWPVWRRWLNTIF